In Pseudomonadota bacterium, one DNA window encodes the following:
- the nusG gene encoding transcription termination/antitermination protein NusG gives MKTRWYVIQTQSNYEKRVQAQIREKTILHGLEKFVDEVLIPTEEVVEVRKGEKKSSERKFFPGYVLVKVNLTDEVWHMIKSTNNVLGFVGAERGSKPLPISQKEADRILKQMEDGVEAPRTVVNFEVGEEIRVIDGPFSSFQGVIEGIEEERAKLKVSVSIFGRSTPIELDYGQVEKI, from the coding sequence ACTACGAGAAGCGTGTACAGGCTCAGATTCGTGAGAAGACAATTCTGCACGGCCTAGAGAAATTCGTAGACGAAGTTTTGATCCCAACTGAAGAAGTTGTGGAAGTGCGTAAGGGTGAGAAGAAAAGCTCTGAGCGTAAGTTCTTCCCAGGTTACGTACTTGTAAAAGTAAACCTAACTGATGAAGTTTGGCACATGATTAAGTCAACAAACAACGTACTTGGTTTTGTTGGTGCTGAGCGTGGTTCTAAGCCACTGCCAATTTCTCAAAAAGAAGCTGACCGTATCCTTAAGCAAATGGAAGATGGTGTTGAAGCACCTCGTACAGTTGTGAACTTTGAGGTTGGTGAAGAGATCCGCGTAATCGACGGTCCATTCAGCAGCTTCCAAGGTGTGATTGAAGGTATCGAAGAAGAGCGTGCGAAACTTAAAGTTTCTGTATCAATCTTCGGCCGTTCAACGCCAATTGAGCTTGACTACGGACAAGTTGAAAAAATCTAA